CTTGCTCTGGCCTTTCTGGACTGAATTCAGCTTTCTGGCCGCGCCGAAACCCAGTTTGGCTGCGGTATAGCCGTCGCTCTCAGTGGTTTTCAACTGCACCACCGTGCAGGGGCCGGCCTCTATCATGGTGGCCGCTTCGGCATTTCCCTTTTCGCCGAAGAACTGTGTCGTACCCAGTTTGCGTCCTATAATTCCTTGTATCATCGTCGTACCTTACTGCGATTTAATGTCTATGCCCACGCCTGAAGGCAGATTGAGATTGGTGAGGGCGTCTATGGTCTTGGACGTGGTCTCCACGATATCGATAATGCGTTTGTGGGTGCGCACCTCGAACTGCTCCTGGGAATCCTTGTCGATGAAAGAGCTGCGGATGACGCTGAACTTCTTGATGCGCGTCGGCAGCGGCACCGGGCCGGTTACCACCGCGCCGGTCTTTTCCAGCGCTTCCACTATCTGGCGCGCCGCCTGGTCCAGTATGCGGTGATCGAAACCCTTGAGTTTTATGCGTATTTTCTGCTTGGTAGTAGTCATTTAACCCTGCCTCACTAACTAGTCTTGCCTACGAGCTCGGCCTTGAGTTCCTCAGCCAGAGATGCCGGCACCTGTTGATATTGAAAGAATTCGAGAGAGAAAGTAGCGCGCCCCTGGGTCATGGAACGCAGATCCGTGGTATAGCCGAAGGTCTTGGACAGAGGGACGATACCATGTACGGTCGTGGTATCCCCGGTTGTATCAATTGATTCTACACGCCCGCGTCGGGAGTTGAGGTCTCCGATGATGTCACCCATGTACTGTTCAGGGGTGACTAACTCTACCTTCATCACTGGCTCAAGAATTACAGCATTGCATTTATGCAAAGCGTTCTTAAGTGCTAGCGAACCGGCCATTTTGAAAGCCATATCGTTGGAGTCAACCTCATGGAAACTACCGTCGACTATAGTGGCCTTTACGTCAATCACCGGGTAACCGGCCAGGCCGCCGGTCTCCAGAGATTCCTTAATACCTTCGCCGGCCGCTTTGATGAACTCGCGGGGCAAAGTGCCGCCGCGGACCTTATCAAGATATTCAAAGCCTTTTCCGGTGTTAGGTTCAAACTCCACCCACACATGGCCATACTGGCCGCGGCCGCCGCTCTGGCGCACGAATCTGCCTTCCACTTTGCATTTGGCGGTAATGGTTTCTTTATAAGCTACCTTGGGCGCGCCCACATTAGCGCCCACCTTGAATTCACTCAGCAAGCGGCTGACCAGCACATCCAGATGCAATTCGCCCATGCCGGCGATAACTGTCTGCCCCGTCTCGTTATTGAACGACACCTTGAAAGTGGGATCTTCCTCGGCCAGCTTGTTAAGACCTTCAATCATCTTGTCGCGGTCGGCACGCGTTTTGGGTTCGACAGCTACGGA
This is a stretch of genomic DNA from Dehalococcoidia bacterium. It encodes these proteins:
- a CDS encoding 30S ribosomal protein S10 is translated as MTTTKQKIRIKLKGFDHRILDQAARQIVEALEKTGAVVTGPVPLPTRIKKFSVIRSSFIDKDSQEQFEVRTHKRIIDIVETTSKTIDALTNLNLPSGVGIDIKSQ